Proteins from one Thalassophryne amazonica chromosome 20, fThaAma1.1, whole genome shotgun sequence genomic window:
- the LOC117502307 gene encoding probable thiopurine S-methyltransferase: MLEPQANRVMALAEWEECWQEERIGFHQPRVHKMLESNMDKVVAGRTQVRFFFPLCGKAVDMKWLSDIGHSVVGVEISKKAIKQFFEENNVPYSEEPLPDIPGKLYKSTEGNISLYQCDIYSFSSSTEGQFGAIWDRGSLVAINPGDREKYAALIMSLMAKDCRYLLDTLIYNPELYKGPPFFVPDEQVHHLFGNSCFIELLQSVDAFTEKAKAWGLTALTENVHLITPKST, encoded by the exons ATGCTGGAGCCTCAGGCGAATCGGGTCATGGCCCTGGCAGAGTGGGAGGAGTGCTGGCAAGAGGAAAGAATTGGCTTCCATCAGCCACGTGTGCACAA GATGCTGGAGAGCAACATGGATAAAGTTGTCGCCGGACGGACGCAAGTTCGCTTCTTCTTCCCCCTCTGCGGAAAAGCCGTAGATATGAAGTG GCTCTCTGACATAGGTCATTCTGTGGTTGGGGTGGAGATTTCCAAAAAGGCTATCAAGCAGTTCTTTGAGGAGAACAACGTGCCGTACAGCGAGGAGCCGCTTCCTGACATACCTGGCAAGCTTTATAAG AGCACAGAGGGAAATATCTCCTTATATCAATGTGACATCTACAGTTTCTCCAG TTCCACTGAGGGCCAGTTTGGGGCGATTTGGGACAGAGGCTCTCTGGTGGCCATCAACCCCGGAGACCGAGAAAA ATATGCTGCTCTCATCATGTCTCTGATGGCCAAAGACTGCAGATACCTCCTGGACACTTTGATATATAATCCAGAATTATATAAAG GTCCTCCGTTTTTTGTGCCTGATGAACAAGTACATCATCTTTTTG GGAACAGCTGCTTTATCGAGCTGCTGCAGTCCGTCGATGCCTTCACAGAGAAAGCTAAAGCATGGGGACTGACCGCCCTGACTGAAAACGTGCACCTCATCACTCCAAAGTCAACCTAA